The Clupea harengus unplaced genomic scaffold, Ch_v2.0.2, whole genome shotgun sequence genome includes a region encoding these proteins:
- the LOC122128921 gene encoding GTPase IMAP family member 9-like, producing the protein MGNFPCITLVDLCKTVTECNSSTSCERLRIVLIGKTGVGKSAVGNTILGKQVFTSEPSANSVTGTCERHSINSPRFIEVIDTPGILDTGKGKDDIKKEIMKCIQYSCPGPHVFLLVIQVGRFTTEEQNAVRALQKIFGEKSADYMIVLFTRGDELNKTLSEYLRGSNCHPKLQSVIQSCGGRYHLFNNKSTDRTQVVNLVEKIDKMVKENGGGHFTEKMYLETQRVMTEKNLSWNSPELIKFLTYHPELLVKVIAFLKALDEE; encoded by the exons ATGGGGAATTTCCCCTGCATCACATTGGTGGATCTTTGTAAGACTGTCACTGAGTGCAACTCCTCCACCTCAT GTGAACGCCTGAGGATCGTGCTGATTGGAAAGACTGGAGTGGGGAAGAGTGCTGTGGGGAACACCATTCTGGGGAAACAAGTGTTTACCTCAGAGCCTTCTGCCAACTCTGTCACAGGAACTTGTGAAAGACATAGTATAAATAGTCCCAGATTTATTGAGGTCATTGATACACCTGGTATTTTAGACACTGGTAAAGGGAAAGATGATATTAAAAAAGAGATAATGAAGTGCATTCAATACTCATGTCCAGGGCCCCACGTATTCCTGCTGGTGATTcaggtgggccgcttcactacAGAGGAGCAGAATGCAGTCAGGGCCTTACAGAAGATCTTTGGGGAAAAGTCTGCAGACTACATGATTGTCCTGTTCACTCGTGGTGATGAACTTAATAAGACTCTCAGTGAATATCTGAGGGGAAGTAATTGTCACCCCAAACTTCAGTCAGTGATACAGAGCTGTGGTGGACGATACCATTTATTTAACAACAAAAGCACTGACCGCACTCAGGTTGTTAATTTGGTGGAGAAAATAGATAAGATGGTGAAAGAAAATGGGGGAGGTCACTTCACTGAGAAGATGTATCTAGAGACACAGAGGGTcatgacagaaaaaaacctCTCCTGGAACTCACCTGAGTTAATCAAGTTTCTTACTTACCACCCTGAGCTGTTGGTGAAGGTGATAGCCTTTCTAAAGGCTCTTGATGAAGAATGA